One segment of Solanum stenotomum isolate F172 chromosome 1, ASM1918654v1, whole genome shotgun sequence DNA contains the following:
- the LOC125849449 gene encoding uncharacterized protein At5g49945 yields MAKHSFSLSPLSSFILPRGDTLFYLIALFSILSLLIHHLSPVSAESRHFEGFDADEIDDFGDSDEPISAAKHLPRPPPTTTLSVSDPIESHHGPPPPSSDPAPQVTSQPSDPKPASTSFEVWDEDEFEGIPQSTPSDSPLITESDTAASSESDPGLKLEPESEPESPKSISSYTVEIVCVSFLIMFVINYFTGKKENEKLALAWASKFATKDSIFDKNFSLLGVGETDDSPLLLKEGQNVFKFYASGRRFCQGLLATMELKSRHDLISRLYNMVVPCKDEINFEVYMNDDAMDHVVVAVAKKKLAKTMQKETTDLQRFASLVSPPSGKKWIAEELAVVAESKEVAGDMLNETVLDQVFGDKAYEKFGKGFISMHFSDQHLGSHKKMLVFKFALPDAKNMADMTRLVALVPYYIDLIGRYKLSSHARTKTDGARMKVAQEIYKELQNARQEALQRKKAEQRKKVEEAEAKLSAEALRKKEAKDRARQMKKAMPKMKMTRTG; encoded by the exons ATGGCGAAGCACTCCTTTtccctctctcctctctcttccTTCATCCTCCCTAGAGGCGACACTCTCTTTTACCTTATTGCCCTTTTCTCCATCCTATCCCTTCTCATCCACCATCTCTCCCCTGTCTCCGCCGAGAGCCGCCACTTCGAGGGTTTCGACGCCGATGAAATCGACGACTTTGGGGACTCCGACGAACCAATATCCGCCGCTAAACACCTCCCTCGTCCTCCCCCTACCACTACCCTCTCAGTTTCCGACCCTATTGAATCTCATCATGGTCCTCCTCCTCCTTCATCTGATCCCGCCCCTCAAGTTACATCTCAGCCGTCCGATCCGAAACCCGCCTCGACATCCTTTGAGGTCTGGGATGAGGATGAGTTCGAAGGTATCCCTCAATCTACACCCTCTGATTCACCTTTAATTACGGAATCCGACACTGCTGCTTCTTCTGAATCCGATCCCGGTTTGAAACTTGAACCAGAGTCTGAGCCTGAAAGTCCGAAATCCATATCGTCTTATACTGTTGAGATAGTTTGTGTTTCTTTCttgattatgtttgttataAACTATTTTACTGGGAAAAAAGAGAATGAGAAATTAGCCTTAGCTTGGGCAAGTAAATTTGCAACAAAGGACTCTATATTTGATAAGAATTTCAGTTTGTTGGGTGTTGGGGAAACTGATGATTCACCATTGTTGTTAAAAGAAGGACAAAATGTGTTCAAGTTTTATGCAAGTGGGAGGAGATTTTGCCAGGGTTTGCTGGCTACCATGGAGCTTAAAAGTAGGCACGATTTGATTTCCAGGTTGTACAATATGGTGGTGCCTTGCAAAGATGAGATAAACTTTGAGGTGTATATGAATGATGATGCAATGGATCATGTGGTTGTTGCTGTGGCTAAGAAGAAATTAGCCAAGACAATGCAAAAGGAGACTACAGATCTGCAGAGATTTGCATCATTGGTGAGTCCACCAAGTGGTAAGAAGTGGATTGCTGAGGAGTTAGCTGTTGTAGCTGAGTCAAAGGAGGTGGCAGGGGATATGCTCAATGAAACCGTGCTTGATCAG GTTTTCGGTGACAAAGCATATGAGAAATTTGGTAAAGGTTTCATCTCGATGCATTTCTCTGATCAACATCTGGGGTCACACAAGAAGATGCTGGTGTTCAAGTTTGCTCTCCCTGATGCCAAAAACATGGCTGACATGACCCGGCTTGTGGCTCTTGTACCTTATTACATCGACTTAATTGGACGATACAAGCTGAGCTCGCAT GCCCGCACTAAAACTGACGGAGCAAGAATGAAGGTTGCTCAAGAAATTTACAAAGAACTTCAGAATGCCAGGCAAGAAGCACTGCAGAGGAAGAAGGCTGAACAGAGAAAGAAGGTAGAGGAAGCTGAGGCTAAACTTAGCGCAGAGGCACTTCGCAAGAAAGAGGCTAAAGACCGTGCTCGGCAGATGAAGAAGGCAATGCCAAAAATGAAGATGACCCGTACTGGGTAG